GACTCGTGGCACAGGCCCGGCAGGTCGGCCTCCCGCAGCTGCCGCTGGGTGGCCCAGTACCGCTCCAACGGGGCCGTGTCCGCGCAGGGCTCGGGGGCTGGCGCGGGCGGCACCGAGTTATCCCAGAACCAGCGCAGGTGGCCATGCTTGAGGGCGTAACGGGTGTCCCCGAACCACTGGATGATCTCCGCCCGTGGCAGGCCTGTgatctgctccagccacaggtaATCCTCCCGCCGGGCCCACTGGCACCGCAGGAAGAAGGACTTCAGCACCGCCAGCTGCTCCTTGGTCTTCCGGCGGCACTTGCGTTGCCGTGTGGCCTCcagcgggctgggccgggcccagGTCTCGGCCCCgttggcggcggcggcggcggaggaggGTGATGCAGCCGCCCCCGGCCGGCAGGGCTTGCTGAGGTCCCAGGCGGCGTCCGCGTGGCTGGCGCCAGCCAGAGGGGGCGGCGTCGGGTACAGGCTGGGGGCCAGCGGTGGCTCTTTGGCTTGGTGGCGGGGGGCGGCGGCCGCTCTTTCCGgctctccccaggctgcagctgaacAGGTGCTCGGGGACTCCCGGCGCCCGGCAGACGGGGGGCTCTCCCGGCCGCTTGGGGCCAGGCCAGTTTGCGTCAGGGGGTCGCCGGGGGCCAGCAGGGCCCCGAAGGCTGGGCGGTCCGGGCGGCAGGCCAGCCGCGCCCTCGTCTCCTCGATCTCTTCAGCACTCCAGCTGATGCCGCAGCGCAGCCGCTGAGCCATGAACCAGGCCTTGAccctctccagctgcaggccGTGGCGGAGGCACAGAAGCGCCAGGTCAGCCAGGCTGGGGTAGGGGAAGTAGCTGAAGGCCTGGCGCAGCGGCTGGTGCCCGTCCAGCTCGCTGGTCTGAGAGGCCTGGGTCCACACCAGCTGCAGGTCCTCCGAGATGGGCGGCAGGCAGATGAGCGCCGCCGGCGAGCCGGGCCGGCCCGGCGACTCCTTGTTCGGGGGCATGGCTGGCCCCGCCACCGCAAGCTCCTCGGGCTGCCGCTCTGGGGTCAGCTGGCCCACGGGGACggctgcaggagagagagagagagagagagagagagagagtcagccAGGCCTGGGCAGGACGAAGAGACACacccctggcactgcccagccccccaggtgGCATTGGGGGTGACCGCTGTCCCCCCGGGCAGCAACGGAGGGCAAAGGCTCTTACCTGCCAAAAGGGCGTCCGAACCCCCAGTCGTCGGGCCTGCGTCCTTATGGGTAGTCTGGGACCTGTGGGGAGACAGATACGCAGGTGAAAGGGGTGggaaaggaacccaggagtcctggctcccagcccccccactctgAGCCCTAGGCaacactccccacccagagctggaagagaacccaggagtcctggcttccagaccCCACATAGGAAACACACAGCACAGTTCTTGTCTCAAAGAACACAGAGCAATTCAATTACAGAAATACCCAGAAATTAATTTCCAGCATCTTTTTCAGGCCCTGATCCTACTTTTCTTTGTCAATTAGGGACAATTACGTCCGTTGTCACTAATTAACCAGGCTGAACACTCCTTAAACTAAGTCTTCTGGGGCCGAACCAGTGCTTCCGTGTGACTGTACCGCACCTTGGCCTGTCCTGGGCCGTGACGAGGCTGCCAAGCCGCTAGGATGAGACAATTACGACTAACCACGCCATTCGTTTTCACCGGTAATTACTGACGAAGAACAATGGAACCATCATTGCATTGCTTGGTCATTAGTGTCCAGaaactgctgctccaggatgagCCAATGGGCTAATAATTAAAGCACTAGTCATTACAATAATTAGTTATTAACTGGCTAATTACATACTCAGCCAACCATGCCTTTTTagtggctaaaaaaaaaaaatcacagcataCGTGGCAATTCTATTGCTGGAGGGTCGTGCCTTACGGAAGCTGGGGGGTGGCGTTATCCAGCCCCACGGTGGTGGCAGCCAACGGCCGTGAAGtctactgtaaaaacaaaaaaacaaaaccaaaaaaaaaacaacaaacaaacaaacaaaaaaaaaaaatcggcaCAACCGTTCACGCTCTGAAGTTGGCTAACAAGTCCATGGCTCTGATGGAGTCAGTTCCATCTCCCGTTCAGTATGAGCGGCTGACGATTTTTAAGAAAtcgatttcttaatgctgggttttagccATTCTTCCCTTTCCCACAAAaccaacttactgctgccacacacgaGTAGCTGAAATTGAGTGCTGCAAGCAAAGGactgtgggaacctgtcccatagttccctgagccctggagcattctggccccacaagtagatgtggtcACAGGACGCCAtgttcccacatttcattccctttCCCCGCTGTGTTAAG
The window above is part of the Carettochelys insculpta isolate YL-2023 chromosome 32, ASM3395843v1, whole genome shotgun sequence genome. Proteins encoded here:
- the HOMEZ gene encoding homeobox and leucine zipper protein Homez isoform X2, which gives rise to MLGEQLICPPGRDQVPAAPRPAPPPSREGTQASGWWQPMAARGGRRQPGDRPGPRPGEGESGPARIPGGGGGDPGVRAERPAPPPRARRGTPALSPPPGRGPRRPGALKGPAPARPRPPSPFPRMQVEQSPQTWEETSGGGGGGVGRLHGRWLPPPWGWITPPPSFRKARPSSNRIATSQTTHKDAGPTTGGSDALLAAVPVGQLTPERQPEELAVAGPAMPPNKESPGRPGSPAALICLPPISEDLQLVWTQASQTSELDGHQPLRQAFSYFPYPSLADLALLCLRHGLQLERVKAWFMAQRLRCGISWSAEEIEETRARLACRPDRPAFGALLAPGDPLTQTGLAPSGRESPPSAGRRESPSTCSAAAWGEPERAAAAPRHQAKEPPLAPSLYPTPPPLAGASHADAAWDLSKPCRPGAAASPSSAAAAANGAETWARPSPLEATRQRKCRRKTKEQLAVLKSFFLRCQWARREDYLWLEQITGLPRAEIIQWFGDTRYALKHGHLRWFWDNSVPPAPAPEPCADTAPLERYWATQRQLREADLPGLCHESGLGAQQVLDWFCARSPEPAEVVVCLGEDQQEEDEELTQDEGEEEEEEVEEEEELGAQE
- the HOMEZ gene encoding homeobox and leucine zipper protein Homez isoform X3; amino-acid sequence: MLGEQLICPPGRDQVPAAPRPAPPPSREGTQASGWWQPMAARGGRRQPGDRPGPRPGEGESGPARIPGGGGGDPGVRAERPAPPPRARRGTPALSPPPGRGPRRPGALKGPAPARPRPPSPFPRMQVEQSPQTWEETSGGGGGGVGSQTTHKDAGPTTGGSDALLAAVPVGQLTPERQPEELAVAGPAMPPNKESPGRPGSPAALICLPPISEDLQLVWTQASQTSELDGHQPLRQAFSYFPYPSLADLALLCLRHGLQLERVKAWFMAQRLRCGISWSAEEIEETRARLACRPDRPAFGALLAPGDPLTQTGLAPSGRESPPSAGRRESPSTCSAAAWGEPERAAAAPRHQAKEPPLAPSLYPTPPPLAGASHADAAWDLSKPCRPGAAASPSSAAAAANGAETWARPSPLEATRQRKCRRKTKEQLAVLKSFFLRCQWARREDYLWLEQITGLPRAEIIQWFGDTRYALKHGHLRWFWDNSVPPAPAPEPCADTAPLERYWATQRQLREADLPGLCHESGLGAQQVLDWFCARSPEPAEVVVCLGEDQQEEDEELTQDEGEEEEEEVEEEEELGAQE
- the HOMEZ gene encoding homeobox and leucine zipper protein Homez isoform X1, giving the protein MLGEQLICPPGRDQVPAAPRPAPPPSREGTQASGWWQPMAARGGRRQPGDRPGPRPGEGESGPARIPGGGGGDPGVRAERPAPPPRARRGTPALSPPPGRGPRRPGALKGPAPARPRPPSPFPRMQVEQSPQTWEETSGGGGGGVGRGGISQPGSTDNRDWPQRSPESRVSASILPFQIRHRSQTTHKDAGPTTGGSDALLAAVPVGQLTPERQPEELAVAGPAMPPNKESPGRPGSPAALICLPPISEDLQLVWTQASQTSELDGHQPLRQAFSYFPYPSLADLALLCLRHGLQLERVKAWFMAQRLRCGISWSAEEIEETRARLACRPDRPAFGALLAPGDPLTQTGLAPSGRESPPSAGRRESPSTCSAAAWGEPERAAAAPRHQAKEPPLAPSLYPTPPPLAGASHADAAWDLSKPCRPGAAASPSSAAAAANGAETWARPSPLEATRQRKCRRKTKEQLAVLKSFFLRCQWARREDYLWLEQITGLPRAEIIQWFGDTRYALKHGHLRWFWDNSVPPAPAPEPCADTAPLERYWATQRQLREADLPGLCHESGLGAQQVLDWFCARSPEPAEVVVCLGEDQQEEDEELTQDEGEEEEEEVEEEEELGAQE